In Salinarimonas sp., a genomic segment contains:
- a CDS encoding amino acid adenylation domain-containing protein, with translation MPPLAAPATAEDRRALLKRLLAARDREAGARPAPAIVPDPQNRFAPFPLTEIQEAYWLGRRPGFPLGGVGIHGYFEIDCRDLDLPRLEAAWNAAIARHDMMRAVVLPDGTARIMPTAPTYRIAVEDLSGAAPDARAARLAALREGMAHRVYDVARWPLFEIRAVRLDARTTRLLYGEDAIHLDLAGSALVARDWVALYRGEALPAPPTLGYRDVALALDARRGEAEHARALAAWRARLPDLPDPPALPRKTPDTALAMRFARRTLRLAPADWAAFKSRAAARDLTASDALLTAYADVLGAWSETPRFLLNVTVQNRPPLHPEIDRVAGDFTSFTLLDVETGGDVAFHARATRHRDRLWERLADGAVSGVTLLRERAALAGTDTALAPFVYTSALGTPGYRALEALGALVHEVTQTPQVLLDQQALEVEGALALSWDVVEDAFPDGVIEAAFGALERLLRDLAGADAAWERGGPLPLPPDQRAARRALDDTAGPFPRARLEELFARTAARRGDAPALLDADGALSFAALHDRARALAGALQEAGIGAETPVAIALPRGRDQIVAVLATLIAGAPYCACDLSAPAARVAAMLARAGCRHAIVDPAAPLATLPATVAACPVDGAGPPPRAEIPRSEIAYVLFTSGSTGRPKAVPIRHAAVVNRMDEVVARFGLGPSDRGLALTALHHDLSVFDLFGLMAIAGGALVLPPAAAAGPGDPRAWAQAMARHGVGVWNSVPAFLEMLLAARPEPEALAGLRRVFLSGDFIPLSLPEALARRAPQARVVSLGGPTETCVWDVCHPIEGPLDPAWPSVPYGRPMRNARYSVRRADLSECPDWVAGELCIAGVGLSPGYLDPEPQDAARFVADPASGERLYRSGDRGRIRPGGLVEILGRADREVKIAGHRLALGDVEAALRRCEGVGAAVAFAHETQAGGRVLAAAVTPAADAARRETLAVPRPAGPPRDGVRRSARVFGRRALPAAALARLLSAFRPRAAPDGAQEPCGDGGAGHLHPSAGGLDAVIPLVHVREDRVAGLAAGLYRLDRAAGRLARLGGPARLDPAGHAERNRSLAADAAATLILAADRGALEDAYGAVWRDLALLEAGYMGQLAAQAAAEAAIALCPLGGLDLAASGLALPDGLVLAHALLLGTDPAAPASAAALEAGVLDLAALRAELAETLPPHAVPAILLALPTLPLTVNGKPDASALARLAEESRGGAERPAADAWSPPERAPPRAAAPAAVAADVRAAVADVLGLADPPPERPLRELGATSVDLVRIHARLLEAGYPLPVTDLFAHPSLAALVAHLGGAPAAPEAGESAGAAARGATRREALAHRNGRRGDA, from the coding sequence ATGCCGCCCCTCGCCGCCCCCGCCACCGCCGAGGACCGCCGCGCGCTGCTCAAGCGTCTCCTCGCCGCGCGCGACCGCGAGGCCGGGGCGCGGCCCGCGCCCGCGATCGTCCCCGATCCGCAGAACCGGTTCGCGCCCTTCCCGCTCACCGAGATCCAGGAGGCCTACTGGCTCGGCCGCCGCCCCGGCTTCCCCCTCGGCGGCGTCGGCATCCACGGCTATTTCGAGATCGACTGCCGCGATCTCGACCTGCCCCGGCTCGAGGCCGCCTGGAACGCGGCGATCGCCCGCCACGACATGATGCGCGCCGTCGTCCTCCCGGACGGGACGGCGCGGATCATGCCCACGGCGCCGACCTACCGGATCGCCGTCGAGGACCTGAGCGGCGCCGCGCCCGACGCCCGCGCCGCCCGCCTCGCCGCCCTGCGCGAGGGGATGGCGCATCGCGTCTACGACGTCGCGCGCTGGCCGCTCTTCGAGATCCGCGCCGTGCGGCTCGACGCGCGCACCACCCGCCTCCTCTACGGCGAGGACGCGATCCATCTCGACCTCGCGGGCAGCGCCCTCGTCGCGCGGGACTGGGTGGCGCTCTATCGGGGCGAGGCGCTGCCGGCGCCGCCGACGCTCGGCTATCGCGACGTCGCCCTCGCCCTCGACGCGCGCCGCGGCGAGGCCGAGCACGCCCGCGCCCTCGCCGCCTGGCGGGCGCGCCTGCCCGATCTGCCCGATCCGCCGGCCCTGCCCCGGAAGACGCCGGACACGGCGCTCGCCATGCGCTTCGCGCGCAGGACCCTGCGGCTCGCGCCGGCGGACTGGGCCGCCTTCAAGAGCCGCGCCGCCGCGCGCGACCTCACCGCCTCGGACGCGCTGCTGACCGCCTATGCCGACGTGCTGGGCGCCTGGAGCGAGACGCCGCGCTTCCTCCTCAACGTCACGGTCCAGAACCGCCCGCCGCTTCACCCCGAGATCGACCGCGTCGCCGGGGACTTCACCTCCTTCACCCTGCTCGACGTCGAGACGGGCGGAGACGTGGCCTTCCACGCGCGGGCCACGCGCCACCGCGACCGGCTCTGGGAGCGCCTCGCCGACGGCGCCGTCTCGGGCGTGACCCTGCTGCGCGAGCGCGCCGCCCTCGCCGGGACGGACACGGCGCTCGCGCCCTTCGTCTACACGAGCGCGCTCGGGACGCCCGGCTATCGCGCGCTCGAGGCGCTCGGCGCCCTCGTGCACGAGGTGACGCAGACGCCGCAGGTGCTCCTCGATCAGCAGGCGCTCGAGGTCGAGGGCGCGCTCGCCCTGAGCTGGGACGTGGTCGAGGACGCGTTCCCCGATGGCGTGATCGAGGCCGCCTTCGGCGCGCTGGAGCGCCTCCTGCGCGACCTCGCCGGCGCGGACGCCGCCTGGGAGCGGGGCGGGCCCCTGCCGCTCCCCCCCGACCAGCGGGCGGCGCGCCGCGCGCTCGACGACACCGCGGGCCCGTTCCCGCGGGCGCGGCTCGAGGAGCTGTTCGCGCGCACCGCCGCCCGCCGCGGCGATGCGCCCGCGCTCCTCGACGCCGACGGCGCGCTCTCCTTCGCCGCGCTCCACGATCGCGCCCGCGCGCTCGCGGGCGCGCTGCAGGAGGCGGGGATCGGCGCCGAGACGCCCGTGGCGATCGCCCTGCCGAGGGGCCGCGACCAGATCGTCGCCGTCCTCGCCACGCTGATCGCCGGCGCGCCCTATTGCGCCTGCGATCTCTCCGCCCCCGCCGCGCGCGTGGCGGCGATGCTCGCCCGCGCCGGCTGCCGGCACGCCATCGTCGATCCCGCGGCCCCGTTGGCGACGCTCCCCGCCACGGTCGCGGCCTGCCCGGTGGACGGCGCCGGGCCGCCGCCGCGCGCGGAGATCCCGCGCAGCGAGATCGCCTACGTCCTGTTCACCTCCGGCTCGACCGGGCGGCCCAAGGCGGTGCCGATCCGCCACGCCGCGGTGGTCAACCGCATGGACGAGGTGGTCGCCCGCTTCGGGCTCGGCCCCTCTGATCGCGGCCTCGCCCTCACCGCCCTCCACCACGACCTCTCGGTCTTCGACCTGTTCGGCCTGATGGCGATCGCCGGCGGCGCGCTCGTCCTGCCGCCCGCCGCGGCGGCCGGGCCGGGCGATCCGCGCGCGTGGGCGCAGGCGATGGCGCGCCACGGCGTCGGCGTCTGGAACAGCGTGCCGGCCTTCCTGGAGATGCTGCTCGCGGCGCGGCCGGAGCCGGAAGCCCTCGCCGGCCTGCGCCGGGTGTTCCTGTCGGGAGACTTCATCCCGCTTTCGCTGCCGGAGGCGCTCGCCCGACGGGCGCCGCAGGCGCGGGTGGTCTCCCTCGGCGGGCCCACCGAGACCTGCGTGTGGGACGTCTGCCACCCGATCGAGGGTCCGCTCGACCCCGCCTGGCCGAGCGTCCCCTACGGCCGGCCCATGCGCAACGCGCGCTATTCCGTGCGCCGGGCGGACCTGTCCGAATGCCCGGACTGGGTCGCGGGCGAATTGTGCATCGCCGGCGTCGGGCTCTCGCCGGGCTACCTCGATCCCGAGCCGCAGGACGCCGCCCGCTTCGTCGCCGATCCCGCGAGCGGCGAGCGGCTCTACCGATCCGGCGACCGCGGCCGCATCCGGCCCGGCGGGCTCGTCGAGATCCTCGGCCGCGCCGACCGCGAGGTGAAGATCGCGGGCCATCGCCTGGCGCTCGGGGACGTCGAGGCGGCGCTGCGGCGCTGCGAGGGCGTCGGCGCCGCGGTCGCCTTCGCCCACGAGACGCAGGCCGGCGGCCGCGTCCTCGCCGCGGCGGTGACGCCAGCCGCGGATGCGGCGCGGCGCGAGACGCTCGCCGTGCCGAGGCCGGCCGGGCCGCCCCGCGACGGCGTGCGCCGCAGCGCCCGCGTCTTCGGCCGGCGCGCGCTCCCGGCGGCGGCGCTCGCCCGGCTCCTCTCCGCGTTCCGCCCGCGCGCCGCGCCCGACGGCGCGCAGGAGCCCTGCGGGGACGGCGGCGCCGGCCACCTGCATCCCTCGGCCGGCGGCCTCGACGCGGTGATCCCCCTCGTCCATGTCCGCGAGGACCGCGTCGCCGGCCTCGCCGCCGGGCTCTACCGGCTCGATCGCGCCGCCGGCCGGCTGGCGCGCCTCGGCGGGCCGGCGCGCCTCGATCCCGCCGGCCACGCGGAGCGCAACCGGTCGCTGGCCGCCGACGCCGCCGCGACGCTGATCCTCGCCGCCGATCGCGGCGCGCTGGAGGACGCCTACGGCGCCGTCTGGCGCGATCTCGCGCTTCTCGAAGCCGGCTACATGGGCCAGCTCGCGGCGCAGGCCGCCGCCGAGGCCGCAATCGCGCTGTGCCCGCTGGGCGGGCTCGACCTCGCCGCTTCGGGCCTCGCCCTGCCGGACGGCCTCGTTCTCGCGCACGCCCTGCTGCTGGGGACCGATCCGGCCGCGCCCGCCAGCGCCGCCGCCCTCGAGGCCGGCGTCCTCGACCTCGCCGCCCTGCGCGCGGAGCTGGCCGAGACGCTGCCGCCGCACGCCGTCCCCGCGATCCTGCTCGCGCTGCCGACCCTGCCCCTCACCGTCAACGGCAAGCCGGACGCCTCCGCCCTCGCGCGCCTCGCCGAGGAGAGCCGCGGCGGCGCCGAGCGGCCGGCCGCCGACGCGTGGTCGCCGCCGGAGCGCGCGCCCCCGCGCGCCGCCGCGCCCGCCGCCGTCGCGGCGGACGTCCGCGCGGCCGTCGCCGACGTGCTCGGCCTCGCCGACCCGCCGCCGGAGCGGCCCCTGCGCGAGCTCGGCGCGACCTCCGTCGACCTCGTGCGCATCCATGCCCGGCTCCTCGAAGCCGGCTACCCGCTTCCCGTGACCGACCTCTTCGCGCATCCGAGCCTCGCCGCCCTCGTCGCGCATCTCGGCGGCGCGCCGGCCGCGCCGGAGGCCGGGGAGAGCGCCGGGGCCGCGGCGCGCGGGGCGACCCGACGGGAGGCGCTGGCGCACCGCAACGGGAGGAGAGGCGATGCTTGA